A genomic region of Dreissena polymorpha isolate Duluth1 chromosome 4, UMN_Dpol_1.0, whole genome shotgun sequence contains the following coding sequences:
- the LOC127876103 gene encoding zinc finger protein interacting with ribonucleoprotein K-like: protein MNSSQLEHNSAFTMIAPRTQGLSHDNNTAVNLTLHQRVTSTTSSLNMSSGHSRISLSANPSPVSSRSSTPQERDIVSPKRGHVAPKKSVFRPWATGNESEGEEQDTDSNNESSSDHSHSSPDTKPSYQDPQLCLAEIYRYNLLQGLYRNHYNMVTMARSGFAGVWTDPRMYPYVCAKGFQSFPTVGLGMNGSASGFDGNVAGTTLTSIGDYGVLPGYEKGAYECVKCMKQFSTPHGLEVHVRRSHSGKRPYACDVCNKTFGHSVSLSQHRAVHTQDKSFQCNQCGKSFKRSSTLSTHLLIHSDTRPYPCPYCGKRFHQKSDMKKHTYIHTGEKPYKCSHCGKAFSQSSNLITHCRKHSGFKPFTCAKCGRAFQRKVDMRRHLETQHGEEKMSPEMFSLSMSRDTVLRAPSDSGVSMDFSNQRTSVIVS from the exons ATGAATTCAAGTCAGTTGGAACACAATAGCGCGTTTACCATGATTGCGCCACGAACTCAAG GACTGTCACATGACAATAATACTGCGGTCAATCTTACACTTCACCAACGCGTTACTTCGACAACGTCATCACTGAATATGTCATCGGGTCACTCTCGGATTTCACTGAGTGCCAACCCTTCTCCCGTCTCCTCGCGCTCGTCTACCCCACAGGAACGGGACATAGTGTCTCCCAAGAGAGGCCACGTAGCCCCGAAGAAATCAGTGTTCCGACCGTGGGCGACCGGAAACGAATCAGAGGGCGAGGAACAAGATACAGACTCGAACAATGAATCATCGTCCG ATCACTCCCACTCCTCGCCCGACACGAAGCCATCTTACCAGGACCCGCAACTTTGCCTTGCGGAGATCTACCGCTACAACCTACTGCAGGGCCTCTACCGGAACCACTACAACATGGTCACCATGGCGCGATCTGGCTTCGCCGGTGTTTGGACAGATCCTAGGATGTACCCTTACGTCTGCGCAAAAGGGTTCCAGAGCTTTCCGACTGTGGGATTAGGAATGAACGGCAGCGCTTCCGGATTTGACGGCAATGTTGCCGGCACGACTTTGACGTCCATTGGTGACTACGGCGTATTGCCCGGTTACGAGAAAGGCGCATACGAGTGCGTCAAGTGCATGAAGCAGTTCAGCACGCCGCACGGGCTGGAGGTGCACGTGCGCCGGTCACACAGCGGCAAGCGTCCGTACGCGTGTGACGTCTGCAACAAGACGTTCGGTCACTCCGTCTCTTTGTCGCAGCATCGAGCGGTGCACACACAAGATAAAAGCTTTCAG TGCAACCAGTGCGGCAAGTCTTTCAAGCGTTCGTCGACGCTCTCCACCCATCTCCTGATCCACAGCGACACACGCCCCTACCCCTGCCCCTACTGCGGAAAGCGCTTCCACCAGAAGTCGGACATGAAgaaacacacatacatacacacgg GCGAGAAGCCATATAAATGCAGCCACTGCGGGAAGGCATTCAGTCAATCCTCCAACCTGATCACCCACTGCCGTAAGCACTCCGGTTTCAAGCCGTTCACTTGCGCCAAGTGCGGCCGGGCGTTCCAGCGAAAGGTCGACATGCGCCGCCATCTTGAAACCCAACACGGCGAGGAGAAAATGTCACCGGAAATGTTCAGCCTATCGATGTCACGTGACACGGTTTTGCGTGCGCCGAGTGATTCCGGTGTATCGATGGATTTCAGCAACCAGCGCACCTCTGTTATTGTTTCGTAA
- the LOC127878429 gene encoding uncharacterized protein LOC127878429, translated as MDAAMEQQTYWTAKQNLALSMVKAGHNVYIGGQAGCGKSTLVTHIMQWAENERKSVALTCTTGVACSNFSPVLKPMTIHKWCGVGDGRMCGIKLRGMMATDDRLIPARNRILSTDILIIDEISMFSRRMFDMLETVLRIKDTSHTFGNIQIIVVGDFLQLPPVRNLRYEDLGEFAFTSKFWPPHSIFLDSVFRQRDESLISLIRELSLGQLSNDSQKLITSLARELPQEDGKLVKLYATNILVDLHNRSRIMDLDGQMYSFQSTDKGDERALNTLVVTPTLWLKIQQDHG; from the exons ATGGATGCAGCCATGGAACAGCAGACGTATTGGACTGCAAAACAGAATTTGGCCCTCTCAATGGTCAAAGCAGGCCACAATGTTTACATCGGCGGTCAGGCTGGGTGCGGCAAGTCTACGCTCGTAACCCATATAATGCAATGGGCGGAGAATGAACGCAAATCGGTCGCATTAACATGCACGACAGGTGTTGCTTGCAGCAATTTCTCACCG GTGTTGAAGCCCATGACAATTCACAAGTGGTGTGGAGTTGGGGATGGCAGGATGTGTGGTATAAAATTAAGGGGGATGATGGCAACTGATGACAGATTAATACCTGCACGAAACAGAATTTTGTCAACAGATATCTTAATAATTGATGAGATTTCCATGTTCAGCAGAAGAATGTTTGATATGCTTGAAACAGTTTTGCGAATAAAGGATACAAGCCACACATTTGGTAACATACAGATAATAGTTGTTGGTGATTTTTTGCAACTTCCACCAGTAAGAAATTTAAGATATGAGGACCTGGGTGAGTTTGCCTTTACCAGCAAATTTTGGCCACCACACAGCATATTTTTAGATTCTGTGTTTAGACAGAGAGACGAATCTCTCATAAGCCTCATCAGAGAGTTATCTTTAGGGCAACTCAGTAATGACAGTCAGAAGCTAATAACTTCTCTAGCCCGGGAATTGCCACAAGAGGATGGTAAATTGGTGAAGCTATATGCCACCAACATATTGGTggaccttcacaacagaagtcGAATCATGGACCTTGACGGCCAAATGTATTCCTTCCAATCCACAGATAAAGGAGATGAACGAGCCCTGAACACTTTGGTGGTAACACCAACATTATGGTTAAag ATTCAACAAGATCACGGCTAA